The genomic DNA GTTTTTGCTACTATAACAACAAAAATTAAATGGGATTGAATAATAAGGATGAAAAGCGAGCGTTCTTTTATGGAACAGCTTTCATTTTTATATAGTTGCTAAATATTTGTGCAAAAAAAGAAGGGGATATTCCATATTTATAGAATTTATTTAGGGATTAACGTATTAGTCAGCTTTCTTTAAACAAATAATTTTGCTAGTGCATTAAGAGCAGGGGGATGGGTACTTGAAGTAGCCTTAAAACCTCTAAGTAAATCTGCAGCAAATACAATTAAAAAATATCGATTAAAAATTGCTGATGGTCTTGACAAAGCTGAAAATGCTACTAAAAGGGGATTATCTAAAGCTTTTCAATCAGTCGGTATCCCTAAAAGTGTTGCTGATGATATAGCGAATATTATTGTTTCATTTTTATTATAAAAACAAACTAAAAGGGGATCAGTAAGACAGTTAATGCTTTATTTTGCAGTCTTACTGTTATATTAATTAATGAAAATAAAAGATTATATTTTATTACCTTTATATCTAATAATTGTCATAGCCATCATTGTAAGTGTAATGATGGGAATTCAGTATTTAGCTAGTATGATTTTAGATTTACAATTTACTAGTTCTTATGGACCAATTTTCTTATCTTTAAATATTTTTGTTGGCTTTATCCTATTAATACCTATAAGCATCTTTACTATTTGAGTATATTGGAATAGCCAATAAAGGAACATATTTATTACTTGAATTAACGCAGTTTGTTCTATTTTTTTGTTATATGGAACTTAGTCTATCTTATATTCATATTGTTAATTTAGTAATGTGTATAACAAATTTGTATATTTTACTATCATGTATTTTTTGTTTTTTGCTCTTGCAAAAATTGGGGATTTAGTCAAAAAATCTGATGAAAAAGCTCGAAATATTTAATAAATGAGGATAATTATAAAATGAAATATAGTATAAAATTGATAGTTCTTGCTTTTGTTTTTGTAATGTTATTTGGACAAAGTATTACAAATGCTAGTGGAGTAAAAAGATAAATTGATATTCAATCTATTATTGGAGACGATGATCGAGTTAAAGTAGAAGATTCTACGGAAATACCTTATTCAGCTATTTCTTTTTTATTTTTATTAGATATAATGTGTACGGGTACATTAATAGCTGACGACAAAGTATTAACTGCCGCTCATTGTGTATACTATATTGTTAATAATAAATTCTATAGAAATAATAAAATATTCCTGGCGTCCATAATGATGAATTCCTATTTAATTCTTCAGATTCAGTAGAGTATTTTATACCAAAGGAATACATATACCCAAGGAAATTCTAAATATGATTATGCAGTTATAAAGCTTGAAAATCCTATTGGGGAAAATAACAAAATTAATAAGATAAAAAAAGTAAATAAATTTACAAATACATCGATAAGAATAGTCGAATATCCTAATGATAAACTTATTGAAACTGGGATAGTTTCTCAATATGAGCATACAGGGAAAGTTGTTAGCGAAAATAATAACATAATTTATTATGAAATTGATACTACAGCAGGACAATCAGGTGAACCCATCTTAAATAATAAAAATGAAATCATTGTGTTTTGCAAGTAAAAAGTTTATAAAAATGCAACGAAAAGTTTAGAACTTTGCCAGCCCTTAGTTTCTTTGTATTAACGATTCGATAAAGCGTGTTTTACGCGATAACTATCACCTGTAAAACTTAAAAAAATATGAGCGTGATGAATCACTCGATCGACCAAGGCAGCTGTTAAGCGTGCGTCAACGAATACTTTATTCCACTGACTAAACTCCAAATTTGACGTAATCACAAGGCTCTTTTGTTCATACCAATCGGAAATCAATTGAAATAATAATTCCGCTCCGTCCTTGCTAAAAGGCGCGTATCCCATTTCATCTAGAATGATCATATCGACTTTAGTAAACTTGTTACGAAAAAGTTGAAATCGACCTTCGGCCCATGATTTTTCCAATAGCTCTATTAAATCGGCGACTCGGTAGAAACGGACTTCATATCCACTTCTACAAGCTTTTCGACCTAATGCAGTGGCTAAATGTGATTTTCCTGTTCCGGGGGCTCCAGTTAAAATTACGTTTTCTTTTTTTTTAATAATAAAAGAAAGGGATTCAAGACTTTCTCTATTAATGTTTGGCGGAAAGTGAATGTGCTCACCCCATTGG from Bacillus aquiflavi includes the following:
- a CDS encoding trypsin-like serine protease, yielding MCTGTLIADDKVLTAAHCVYYIVNNKFYRNNKIFLASIMMNSYLILQIQ